One bacterium genomic window, GCCTACGCCGCCGCGCGGTGCGCGGAATTGCTTCCCGAGTGCTCCGTGGCGTCGGCGGGCCTGCACGCGACGGCCGGCGCGGCGCCGCCCCGCGCCGCGGTCGCCGCCGCGCGGGAGCGCGGTCTCGACTTGTCGGCGCACCGCGCGACGCCGCTCGGCGCGCTTCCCGACAGCACAGGAACGATCTACTTCGTGATGGAGCCGTGGCAGCGTCGCGCGGTTCGCCGGCGGCGCGGCGACGCGCGGCGGCGGATTCACCTGCTCGGCGCGCTGGCGTCGCCGCCGGTCGTCGCGATCGCCGATCCCTACGGCGGTCCGCCGGAGCGGTTCGCCGCGGCGTTCGCCCTGATCGACGACGCGACGCGGCGTCTCGTCGAGGCGGTGCGCGCGGCGCGCGGACGGAGCGCGCGATGAACGGCGACGCGGCGCCGCGGCGGCTGCTCTATCTGCTCGGAGACCTGGGCGGCGGGACGGGCAACCACCTGCTGTCGATGCTTAGGCGGTTCGACGCCGCGCGCTGGGACGCGAGCGTTTTCACCTGGGCGCCGTACACCGCGCGGCCGGTGGACGGCGTCGCGGTCCGCCGGCTGCGCCGCGCGCCGAAGCCGCTCGACCACTTCCCGGTCGCGCAGGCGTTCCATCTCGCCGCGGCGCGCCGCGCGG contains:
- a CDS encoding protein tyrosine phosphatase, with protein sequence AYAAARCAELLPECSVASAGLHATAGAAPPRAAVAAARERGLDLSAHRATPLGALPDSTGTIYFVMEPWQRRAVRRRRGDARRRIHLLGALASPPVVAIADPYGGPPERFAAAFALIDDATRRLVEAVRAARGRSAR